One window from the genome of Cucumis melo cultivar AY chromosome 10, USDA_Cmelo_AY_1.0, whole genome shotgun sequence encodes:
- the LOC103495060 gene encoding uncharacterized protein LOC103495060 yields MVRVASDGGTGRRLPQWMLGVRADNQVQRTNDAENNKKGLEEELDSQASLAKEANSVRCHPKSVLHQQKEALMDDSCILQCESKRRKGRKLKPSQIDAAKDGHDAEAVPAKKSNRVRRKPLSSALEKRKGPRNLDINLDIQVRPPDDDDDIGLTVEDLMVIAKEYVEADKDRDDRHKIYAERESSRINQRTSYTMNQAEGSFITNKDSKQSALDFKTSIPHESTAISGGEKVDRSVRTMGDPAKDMLDLFLGPLLKKSVEIEQSKFLTTDVQFSCDLKSQNQRHNDNVGEVVSVMKKKSSLRDKVAIFLG; encoded by the exons ATGGTGAGAGTTGCTTCTGATGGAGGAACTGGGCGTCGTTTACCGCAGTGGATGTTGGGAGTCCGTGCTGACAACCAAGTACAGAGAACTAATGATGCAGAAAACAACAAGAAGGGTCTAGAGGAAGAACTTGACTCTCAAGCATCCCTAGCCAAGGAAGCAAATTCGGTTAGGTGTCATCCAAAATCAGTGTTGCACCAACAGAAAGAAGCTTTGATGGATGATTCATGCATCCTGCAATGTGAATCTAAGAGAAGGAAGGGAAGAAAACTAAAACCAAGTCAAATTGATGCGGCTAAGGATGGTCATGACGCTGAGGCAGTCCCAGCTAAGAAATCAAATAGAGTTAGGAGGAAGCCTTTGAGCTCTGccttggaaaaaagaaaaggaccTAGAAACTTGGATATCAATTTGGATATCCAAGTTCGACCTCcggatgatgatgatgatattgGACTGACAGTGGAAGATCTAATGGTCATTGCAAAAGAG TATGTTGAAGCTGACAAGGATAGGGATGATAGGCACAAAATATATGCAGAACGTGAATCTAGTAGAATAAATCAAAGAACAAGCTACACCATGAATCAAGCTGAAGGATCTTTTATTACTAATAAGGATAGCAAGCAGAGTGCACTGGATTTTAAAACCTCAATTCCTCATGAGTCAACTGCAATTTCAGGTGGTGAAAAGGTTGATAGAAGTGTCAGGACAATGGGAGATCCTGCGAAGGACATGCTGGATTTGTTTTTGGGTCCTTTGCTTAAGAAGTCTGTAGAGATTGAGCAATCCAAATTTCTTACAACAGATGTACAATTTTCTTGTGACTTAAAGAGTCAAAATCAAAGGCATAATGATAATGTTGGAGAAGTAGTCTCAgtaatgaagaagaagagcagCCTGAGAGATAAGGTTGCAATATTCCTTGGCTAA
- the LOC103495059 gene encoding gibberellin 2-beta-dioxygenase 6-like isoform X1 → MAYAANTRKQSTFMEKCVSNGKYCTLLLESKSEVDPGLKTQMLEENTTTMMDSNPPLFDQYEFLLQSTAHLQPFNNGNLPTNSVMEECQLPLIDLKGLKSSNEKERVACRREIFEASEEWGFFQVINHGIHTELLNRMNKEQIKLFGVPFEKKITSGILDNSYRWGTPTATHPNQFSWSEAFHIPLTKVSEAACYGDFIYLREVMEEVASAMSKVARKLAGVLVESMGQRKELLEDICDESTCFLRLNHYPICPFSGEVSGLVPHTDSDFLTILHQDSGGGLLVMKGSQWLAVKPNPQALVVNIGDLLQAWSNDTYKSAKHRVVANLTRERYSIAYFLCPSYHSQIGSCRQPSPYRLFTFAEYRKQVRDDVEKTGYKIGLSNFRL, encoded by the exons AAAACCCAAATGCTTGAGGAAAATACTACTACGATGATGGACTCTAATCCACCACTATTCGATCAATATGAGTTCCTTTTGCAATCCACGGCTCATTTACAACCATTTAACAATGGAAATCTACCAACTAACTCTGTCATGGAGGAATGCCAGCTCCCTCTTATTGATCTTAAAGGTTTGAAAAGTAGCAACGAAAAGGAGAGGGTGGCTTGTAGAAGAGAGATTTTTGAAGCATCGGAAGAATGGGGATTCTTCCAAGTGATAAATCATGGGATACACACAGAGCTACTGAACAGAATgaacaaagaacaaataaagttGTTTGGGGTACCCTTTGAGAAAAAAATTACAAGTGGGATTTTGGATAATTCTTACAGATGGGGAACACCCACTGCAACCCACCCAAACCAGTTCTCTTGGTCTGAAGCTTTTCATATTCCCCTCACAAAGGTCTCTGAAGCTGCCTGCTATGGCGACTTCATTTACTTAAG GGAAGTGATGGAGGAAGTGGCAAGCGCGATGTCGAAGGTAGCAAGAAAATTGGCAGGAGTTTTAGTGGAGAGTATGGGGCAGAGGAAGGAATTATTAGAGGATATTTGCGACGAGAGCACATGCTTCCTCCGGTTGAATCACTACCCAATTTGTCCATTTTCCGGCGAAGTTTCGGGGCTGGTGCCACACACGGACAGCGATTTTCTTACGATACTTCATCAAGATTCCGGCGGTGGCCTTCTGGTGATGAAAGGATCGCAATGGTTAGCTGTGAAACCCAACCCGCAAGCCCTTGTTGTCAACATTGGAGACCTTCTTCAG GCCTGGAGCAATGATACGTACAAGAGTGCAAAGCATAGGGTCGTCGCTAACCTGACGAGGGAAAGATATTCAATCGCATACTTCCTCTGCCCTTCTTATCACTCTCAAATTGGGAGTTGCAGACAGCCTTCACCTTATAGACTCTTCACTTTTGCTGAGTACAGAAAACAAGTCAGAGATGATGTGGAAAAAACTGGCTACAAAATAGGTCTTTCAAATTTTCGGCTTTAA